The nucleotide sequence ATCGCCTGGGCCGACGCGAAGTTCGCGCAGCGCTTCCGTGGTGCCGAGCCGCGTCCGAAGCCGACGGGGTGGGCGTACACGGTCGCCTGCTGGAAGGATGCCGCGCGAACGCTGCTCGCATGCGCCGTCGCCGCGGCGATCCTCGGTGCCCTGATCCTCGCGGTCGGCGCTCCCGAGCGCACCGCGGAGCTGCTCGGGTTCTTCCCCCTCCTCGGAGTGATCCTCGGCATCGACGTGCTCTGGGCGGTCAGCTACACGATCTGGCCCAAGAAGACCGCGCAGCTGGCCGCGTCGGGCAGCTGACGATGCCCCGGCTGATCGACCACGAGGAGCGCGACCGCGAGATCGCCGAGGCGGCTCTGCGCGTGCTGGCGCGCGACGGCCTGGCGGGCCTGTCGGTGCGCAATGTGGCGGCCGAAGCGGGCATCGCCACCGCATCCCTCCGCCGGGCCTTCCCCGAGCAGGATGCGCTGCGCCGCTTCTGCCTCGAGCACATTCGGCAGAACGCGACACGTCGCATCGAACGGGTTCGCGGCGAGGGCAGGATGGCCGTGCTCGCCGTCCTGGAGGAACTGCTGCCCCTCGACGAGGAGCGGCGGATCGAGTTGACCGCACACCTGCAGCTCGGGGCGCTGGCGCTCAGCAGCGGGCAGCTCCGACCGGTCCTTCTGGGTTTCAACTCCGCCATCCGCGAGTTGTGCGTCCGCCTGATCGCGGAACTCGAACGGGCGGGGGAGCTTCGGGCGGGAGCGGATGCGCCGGCCGAGGCCGACCGGCTGCACGCCCTGGTCGACGGCGTCGCTCTCCACCTGCTCTGGGAGGACGGACCAGAGGAACGCAGGCAGGCCGTCGGCGTGCTGGCGGCGCACCTGGATAGGCTCCGCTGAGATGCGCGTGCTGCCGGACTAGACGACCAGCAGGATCGCGAGCACGACCATGAGCACCGCGATCCCGCCGTCCAGGATGCGCCAGGCGATCGGCTTCGCGAAGACGGGAGCGGCGAACCGCGCGCCGAAACCGAGCAGACCGAACCAGAGCAGGCTGGCGGTCGCGGCGCCCGCGCCGAAGACCCAGCGGCCCGGGTCGCCGTGCGAGGCCGAGAGCGAGCCCAGAAGCAGCACGGTGTCGAGATAGACGTGCGGGTTGAGCCACGTGATCGCGAGGCAGGTGCCGACGGCCGCGGCGAGGGATCCGACCACGGCGCCGGAGGCGGTCAGCGACTCCGGCTTGAGCGCCCGGCGCGCGGCGAAGACGGCGTAGCCGAGGAGGAAGGCGAAGCTGGCCCAGCGGACGATCTCGAGCGCGAGCGGCGCGTTCTTCACCAGGACCCCGATGCCGGCCACGCCCGCCGCGATCAGCAGGGCGTCGCTGATCACGCAGATGAGGACGATCGGCAGGACGTGCTCGCGGCGCAGCCCCTGGCGGAGGACGAACGCGTTCTGCGCGCCGATGGCGACGATGAGGGATGCGGCCGAGCCGAGGCCGGTGAAGAACGTTGCGAGCACTCCTCGACGCTAGGGCTGTGCGTGGGCTAAGTACAGCTCAGGTTCGTGATGATGGATTAGCATCCCTTCATGGCCGCCAACGTCGAGCACCTGCGGACCCTCGCCGCCGTGGTGGACGGCGGGACCTTCGAGGCGGCCGCCGCTGCGCTCCACATCACCCCCTCGGCGGTCAGCCAGCGCATCAAGGCGCTCGAGGAGCAGAGCGGGCGGGTGCTCGTCCGGCGCAGCAAGCCGGTCGCGCCGACCGGGGCGGGCAGCGTCCTGCTTCGCCTGGCCCGCCAGCTGACCCTGCTGGAGGCGGAGGCCGCGGCCGAGCTGGCGGGCGATGACGACGAGGCGACCGCCACGCCGCTCCCGCTCGTCGTCAATGCCGACTCCCTCGCCACCTGGGTGCTTCCCGCGCTCGCCCGGCTCGACGGCGTCGCGTACGAGCTGGCCATCGACGACCAGGAGCACACCCTCGACCGACTTCGTGACGGCACGGCGCTGGCGGCGATCGGATCCGACCCGGAGCCCGTGCAAGG is from Leifsonia sp. 466MF and encodes:
- a CDS encoding TetR/AcrR family transcriptional regulator, encoding MPRLIDHEERDREIAEAALRVLARDGLAGLSVRNVAAEAGIATASLRRAFPEQDALRRFCLEHIRQNATRRIERVRGEGRMAVLAVLEELLPLDEERRIELTAHLQLGALALSSGQLRPVLLGFNSAIRELCVRLIAELERAGELRAGADAPAEADRLHALVDGVALHLLWEDGPEERRQAVGVLAAHLDRLR
- a CDS encoding LysE/ArgO family amino acid transporter; this encodes MLATFFTGLGSAASLIVAIGAQNAFVLRQGLRREHVLPIVLICVISDALLIAAGVAGIGVLVKNAPLALEIVRWASFAFLLGYAVFAARRALKPESLTASGAVVGSLAAAVGTCLAITWLNPHVYLDTVLLLGSLSASHGDPGRWVFGAGAATASLLWFGLLGFGARFAAPVFAKPIAWRILDGGIAVLMVVLAILLVV